Proteins co-encoded in one Streptomyces sp. NBC_01283 genomic window:
- a CDS encoding 3-oxoacyl-ACP reductase, translating to MAQPLPRPLDGLAAIVTGAGRGLGRAEALELGRLGASVVVNDFGQPGRDGSGEASATPAEEVAAEIRAAGGQAIAHLGDVADHEQARGLVRLAVDTYGKLDILVNNAGILRDRMIFSMSESEWDSVIHVHLKGHFNTTHFASVHWRERSKAAGGPVYGRIVNTSSEAFLAGSAGQPNYAAAKGGIVGLTTSSALALRKYGVTANVICPRARTRMTEDVFAGYQEPGAGELDALAPEHVAPLVGYLASPAASGVNGQLLVVHGGMVAVVERPKVAAKFDTAKDVFTYEELDEALSPYYAGRPDGETFAASEVLGLKRG from the coding sequence ATGGCACAGCCATTGCCACGGCCACTGGACGGTTTGGCCGCGATCGTGACAGGAGCGGGCCGGGGCCTCGGGCGCGCGGAAGCCCTCGAACTCGGCAGGCTCGGCGCGAGCGTCGTCGTCAACGACTTCGGCCAGCCGGGCCGCGACGGCTCGGGCGAGGCGTCGGCCACGCCCGCCGAGGAGGTCGCCGCCGAGATCCGGGCGGCGGGCGGGCAGGCGATCGCGCACCTGGGCGATGTCGCGGACCACGAACAGGCGCGCGGGCTCGTCCGGTTGGCGGTCGACACGTACGGCAAGCTCGACATCCTGGTGAACAACGCGGGGATCCTGCGTGACCGGATGATCTTCTCGATGAGCGAGAGCGAGTGGGACTCGGTCATCCACGTCCACCTCAAGGGCCACTTCAACACCACGCACTTCGCCTCCGTGCACTGGCGCGAGCGGTCCAAGGCGGCGGGCGGCCCCGTCTACGGCCGGATCGTCAACACCTCGTCCGAGGCGTTCCTCGCGGGGTCGGCGGGCCAGCCGAACTACGCGGCGGCCAAGGGCGGCATCGTCGGCCTGACGACGTCGAGCGCGCTGGCGCTGCGCAAGTACGGGGTGACGGCCAATGTCATCTGCCCCCGGGCGCGGACCCGGATGACGGAGGACGTCTTCGCCGGGTACCAGGAGCCGGGCGCGGGCGAGCTGGACGCGCTCGCCCCCGAGCATGTGGCGCCGCTGGTCGGCTACTTGGCGTCACCCGCGGCCTCCGGGGTCAACGGACAGCTGCTCGTGGTGCACGGCGGCATGGTCGCGGTGGTCGAGCGGCCCAAGGTGGCGGCGAAGTTCGACACGGCGAAGGACGTCTTCACGTACGAGGAACTGGACGAGGCCCTGTCGCCCTATTACGCGGGGCGGCCGGACGGGGAGACGTTCGCGGCGTCGGAGGTCCTGGGCCTGAAGCGGGGGTGA
- a CDS encoding ABC transporter substrate-binding protein — protein sequence MSPLALLSRSSRSVRPRRHRAAAAVAVAVAGALSLAACGSGDDSGKSDNGSGSKAVAQGGDDFAKAAEQTAKMGTTAKPGEFPRTITHARGRTELKARPERVVVLDVGELDNVVSLGIKPVGYAPTEGDDGIPGYLKKDAGNPKDVGTINALNLEAIANLKPDLIIGSELRAAKLYPQLDKIAPTVFSIRPGFTWKENYLLNAAALDRTAEAKAKLGAYEKKAKALGEEIGDGGKKPTITMLRYMPDRVRLYAKASFIGTILDDTGLPRPKNQQVNDLATEISTEKIDEADADWIFTGVYGDAKKTGRTEAEKNPLWKKLGAVEDGQAKDVPDETWYLGLGVTAANEVLDDLKGFLVK from the coding sequence ATGTCACCGCTTGCACTGCTTTCACGGTCCTCACGGTCCGTACGACCCCGCCGCCACCGGGCCGCGGCCGCGGTCGCCGTGGCCGTGGCCGGCGCGCTCTCCCTCGCGGCCTGCGGGTCCGGTGACGACTCCGGCAAGTCCGACAACGGCAGCGGCAGCAAGGCCGTCGCCCAGGGCGGTGACGACTTCGCCAAGGCCGCCGAGCAGACCGCGAAGATGGGCACCACGGCGAAGCCGGGCGAGTTCCCGCGCACCATCACGCACGCCCGCGGCAGGACAGAGCTCAAGGCGCGGCCCGAGCGGGTCGTGGTCCTGGACGTCGGCGAGCTCGACAACGTCGTATCCCTCGGCATCAAGCCCGTCGGCTACGCCCCCACCGAGGGCGACGACGGTATCCCCGGCTACCTGAAGAAGGACGCCGGGAACCCCAAGGACGTCGGCACGATCAACGCCCTCAACCTGGAAGCGATCGCGAACCTCAAGCCCGACCTGATCATCGGCAGCGAGCTGCGCGCCGCCAAGCTCTACCCGCAGCTCGACAAGATCGCCCCGACGGTCTTCTCCATCCGCCCCGGCTTCACGTGGAAGGAGAACTACCTCCTGAACGCCGCCGCGCTCGACAGAACCGCCGAGGCCAAGGCGAAGCTCGGCGCGTACGAGAAGAAGGCGAAGGCGCTCGGCGAGGAGATCGGTGACGGCGGAAAGAAGCCGACGATCACGATGCTCCGCTACATGCCGGACCGCGTACGCCTCTACGCGAAGGCGTCCTTCATCGGCACGATCCTCGACGACACCGGCCTGCCCCGCCCCAAGAACCAGCAGGTCAACGACCTCGCCACGGAGATCAGCACCGAGAAGATCGACGAGGCCGACGCCGACTGGATCTTCACCGGCGTCTACGGCGACGCCAAGAAGACGGGCCGCACCGAGGCCGAGAAGAACCCGCTGTGGAAGAAGCTCGGCGCGGTCGAGGACGGCCAGGCGAAGGATGTCCCGGACGAGACCTGGTACCTGGGTCTCGGCGTGACGGCGGCGAACGAGGTCCTGGACGACCTCAAGGGCTTCCTCGTCAAGTAG
- a CDS encoding Nif3-like dinuclear metal center hexameric protein — MPRLSEVIAALDALWPAELAESWDAVGTVCGDPGAEISRVLFAVDPVQDIVDEAVKLGAQLLVTHHPLYLRGTTTVAASTFKGRVVHDLIKNDVALHVAHTNADRADPGVSDALAGALDLRIVRPLVPDPADAQGRRGLGRICELEHPLTLRELAARAAERLPATAQGIRVAGDPEQVIRTLAVSGGSGDSLFDDVRASGVDAFLTADLRHHPVSEARAQTPLALLDAAHWATEWPWCELAAAQLDQISDRHGWGLRVHVSKTVTDPWTAHAASNTHTTGAPN, encoded by the coding sequence GTGCCCCGTCTGTCTGAAGTCATCGCCGCCCTCGACGCCCTGTGGCCCGCCGAACTGGCCGAGAGCTGGGATGCGGTCGGCACGGTCTGCGGCGACCCCGGAGCGGAGATCTCCCGGGTCCTCTTCGCCGTCGACCCCGTGCAGGACATCGTCGACGAAGCCGTGAAGCTGGGCGCCCAGCTCCTGGTCACGCACCACCCGCTCTATCTGCGCGGCACGACCACGGTCGCGGCGTCCACCTTCAAGGGCCGCGTCGTCCACGACCTCATCAAGAACGACGTCGCGCTGCACGTCGCCCACACGAACGCGGACCGTGCCGACCCCGGTGTCTCCGACGCCCTCGCGGGCGCGCTCGACCTCCGGATCGTCCGTCCCCTCGTACCGGACCCCGCGGACGCGCAAGGCCGCCGCGGACTCGGCCGGATCTGCGAGCTCGAACACCCCCTGACGCTCCGCGAACTCGCCGCCCGCGCGGCCGAGCGGCTGCCCGCCACCGCGCAGGGCATCCGCGTCGCGGGCGACCCCGAGCAGGTCATCCGCACCCTCGCGGTCAGCGGCGGCTCCGGCGACAGCCTCTTCGACGACGTACGCGCGTCGGGCGTGGACGCCTTCCTCACCGCGGACCTGCGCCACCACCCGGTGTCGGAGGCCCGCGCCCAGACCCCGCTCGCGCTGCTCGACGCCGCGCACTGGGCCACCGAGTGGCCGTGGTGCGAGCTGGCCGCCGCACAGCTCGATCAGATCTCCGACCGTCACGGATGGGGACTGCGCGTCCACGTCTCCAAGACGGTCACCGACCCCTGGACCGCCCACGCGGCCTCGAATACCCACACCACAGGAGCCCCCAATTAA
- a CDS encoding zinc ribbon domain-containing protein codes for MNAAPADQIRLLDVQALDVRLQQLAHRKKSLPEHAEIESLTKDIAQLRDLHVASTTEESDCAREQTKAEQDVDQVRQRANRDQQRLDSGAVTSPKDLENLQREIASLAKRQGDLEDVVLEVMERREAAQERVAELAERVSSVQAKIDDATARRDAAFEEIDAEGATTTKEREVVAGSVPADLLKLYDKLRVQQGGVGAAKLYQRRCEGCRLELNITEVNEVKAASPDTVLRCENCRRILVRTSESGL; via the coding sequence ATTAACGCCGCGCCCGCCGACCAGATCCGACTCCTCGACGTCCAGGCACTCGACGTACGCCTCCAGCAGCTGGCGCACCGGAAGAAGTCCCTGCCCGAGCACGCCGAGATCGAGTCGCTGACCAAGGACATCGCGCAGCTGCGCGATCTGCACGTCGCCTCGACGACAGAGGAGAGCGACTGCGCCCGCGAGCAGACCAAGGCGGAGCAGGACGTCGACCAGGTGCGCCAGCGCGCCAACCGCGACCAGCAGCGCCTCGACTCGGGCGCCGTGACGTCCCCCAAGGACCTGGAGAACCTCCAGCGCGAGATCGCCTCGCTCGCCAAGCGCCAGGGTGACCTGGAGGACGTCGTCCTCGAGGTCATGGAGCGCCGTGAGGCCGCCCAGGAGCGGGTCGCGGAGCTGGCGGAACGTGTCTCCTCGGTCCAGGCGAAGATCGACGACGCGACGGCCCGCCGTGACGCGGCCTTCGAGGAGATCGACGCCGAGGGCGCCACGACCACCAAGGAGCGCGAGGTCGTGGCGGGTTCGGTCCCGGCCGACCTGCTCAAGCTCTACGACAAGCTCCGTGTCCAGCAGGGCGGCGTCGGCGCGGCCAAGCTCTACCAGCGCCGCTGCGAGGGCTGCCGCCTCGAGCTGAACATCACCGAGGTGAACGAAGTGAAGGCGGCGTCCCCGGACACCGTCCTGCGGTGCGAGAACTGCCGCCGCATCCTGGTCCGTACGTCCGAGTCGGGTCTGTAA
- a CDS encoding bifunctional RNase H/acid phosphatase — translation MREFIVEADGGSRGNPGPAGYGSVVIDATTGETLREAAEYIGVATNNVAEYKGLVAGLKAAHDLDPAASVHVRMDSKLVVEQMSGRWKIKHPDMKPLAAEAARVFPSSQVTYEWIPREKNKHADRLANEAMDAGKRGEQWEPSDSTAELDARAARSASVSAEPSGPPGDAIAGAAKARAALAGTVTADARADARAAGSVAAQAPPVGWAAPADLGAPATFVLLRHGETALTPQKRFSGSGGSDPSLSEVGREQAERAAAAFAVRGTIQAIVSSPLKRCQETAQAVAGRLGLDVRIDEGLRETDFGAWEGLTFGEVRSSQPEELNAWLASPDAAPPGGESFAEVALRVSAARDRLAAEYAGRTVLLVTHVTPIKTLVRLALGAPPESLFRMELSAASVSAVAYYGDGNASVRLLNDTSHLR, via the coding sequence GTGCGGGAGTTCATCGTGGAGGCCGACGGCGGGTCGCGGGGCAATCCGGGGCCCGCGGGCTACGGCTCGGTGGTCATCGACGCGACCACGGGGGAGACCCTGCGGGAGGCCGCCGAGTACATCGGCGTCGCGACGAACAACGTCGCCGAGTACAAGGGCCTTGTGGCCGGTCTGAAGGCGGCCCACGACCTCGACCCGGCCGCCTCCGTCCACGTCCGCATGGACTCCAAGCTCGTCGTCGAGCAGATGTCGGGCCGCTGGAAGATCAAGCACCCGGACATGAAGCCGCTCGCCGCCGAGGCCGCGCGGGTCTTCCCGTCGTCCCAGGTGACGTACGAGTGGATTCCGCGCGAGAAGAACAAGCACGCGGACCGGCTCGCCAACGAGGCGATGGACGCGGGCAAGCGGGGCGAGCAGTGGGAGCCGTCGGACTCGACGGCGGAGCTGGACGCGAGGGCGGCACGGTCGGCTTCCGTTTCTGCTGAGCCCTCGGGCCCGCCGGGTGACGCCATCGCCGGTGCGGCGAAGGCGCGGGCGGCGCTGGCGGGCACGGTGACGGCCGACGCGCGTGCCGATGCGCGTGCCGCGGGCAGTGTGGCGGCGCAGGCCCCGCCCGTCGGCTGGGCGGCGCCCGCGGACCTCGGTGCTCCCGCGACCTTCGTGCTGCTGCGGCACGGCGAGACCGCGCTGACACCCCAGAAGCGGTTCTCCGGGAGCGGCGGTTCCGACCCGTCCCTCTCCGAGGTGGGCCGGGAGCAGGCCGAGCGTGCGGCGGCGGCCTTCGCCGTCCGCGGCACGATCCAGGCGATCGTCTCCTCGCCCCTGAAGCGCTGCCAGGAGACCGCGCAGGCCGTCGCCGGGCGCCTGGGCCTCGACGTACGCATCGACGAGGGGCTGCGCGAGACGGACTTCGGGGCCTGGGAGGGGCTGACTTTCGGAGAGGTGCGTTCGAGTCAGCCCGAGGAGCTGAACGCGTGGCTCGCCTCGCCCGACGCGGCACCTCCTGGTGGGGAGTCCTTCGCCGAAGTGGCCCTCAGGGTGTCGGCGGCGCGGGACCGCCTCGCCGCCGAATACGCGGGCCGCACGGTCCTCCTGGTCACCCACGTCACGCCGATCAAGACACTGGTCCGCCTGGCCCTCGGCGCACCGCCGGAGTCCCTGTTCCGCATGGAACTCTCGGCGGCGTCGGTGTCGGCGGTGGCGTACTACGGGGACGGCAACGCGTCGGTGCGCTTGCTGAACGACACGTCGCACCTGCGGTAG
- the eda gene encoding bifunctional 4-hydroxy-2-oxoglutarate aldolase/2-dehydro-3-deoxy-phosphogluconate aldolase produces the protein MTSPSSAAASASVLDLAPVVPVVVVEDVADAVPLARALVAGGLPAIEVTLRTPAALDSIRAIAAEVPDAVVGAGTVISPQGVADSVDAGARFLVSPGWTDTLLAAMKASGVPFLPGVSTTSEVVALLERGVHEMKFFPAEAAGGTAYLKSLGGPLPQARFCPTGGIGLASAPSYLALANVGCVGGSWMLPADAVSAKDWPRIEALAREAAALR, from the coding sequence ATGACTTCCCCCTCCTCCGCCGCGGCTTCCGCCTCCGTGCTCGATCTCGCCCCCGTCGTCCCCGTGGTCGTCGTGGAGGACGTCGCCGACGCCGTGCCGCTGGCGCGCGCCCTGGTCGCGGGCGGGCTGCCCGCGATCGAGGTGACGCTGCGTACGCCCGCCGCGCTCGACTCGATCCGGGCCATCGCGGCGGAGGTGCCGGATGCCGTGGTCGGCGCGGGCACGGTCATCTCGCCCCAGGGCGTCGCGGACTCCGTCGACGCCGGGGCCCGCTTCCTGGTCAGCCCGGGGTGGACCGACACGCTGCTCGCCGCGATGAAGGCGTCCGGGGTGCCGTTCCTGCCGGGGGTCTCCACGACGTCCGAGGTCGTGGCGCTCCTGGAGCGCGGGGTGCACGAGATGAAGTTCTTCCCGGCGGAGGCCGCGGGCGGCACCGCCTATCTGAAGTCGCTCGGCGGCCCCCTCCCGCAGGCCCGCTTCTGCCCGACGGGCGGCATCGGCCTCGCCTCCGCGCCGTCGTACCTCGCGCTGGCGAACGTCGGCTGCGTGGGCGGCAGCTGGATGCTTCCCGCTGACGCGGTCTCGGCGAAGGACTGGCCCCGCATCGAGGCCTTGGCCCGCGAGGCGGCTGCCCTGCGGTGA
- the yaaA gene encoding peroxide stress protein YaaA, with amino-acid sequence MLVLLPPSEGKAPSGRGAPLKPESLSLPALADARQAVLDELVDLCVADEEKARDVLGLSEGLRGEIAKNTELRTAGARPAGEIYTGVLYDALDLASLDAAAKRRAARSLLVFSGLWGAVGVTDRIPSYRCSMGVKLPGLGALGAYWRTPMTSAMPEAAGDDLVLDLRSSAYTAAWKPKGEVADRTATVRVLHAQMVDGVEKRSVVSHFNKATKGRIVRSLLETGAQPKGPAELVEVLRDLGHVVEAQAPAKAGKAWALDVVVREIH; translated from the coding sequence ATGCTCGTCCTGCTGCCGCCCTCCGAAGGCAAGGCGCCCTCCGGCCGTGGCGCCCCCCTCAAGCCGGAGTCGCTCTCCCTGCCGGCGCTCGCGGACGCGCGGCAGGCAGTGCTCGACGAGCTGGTCGACCTCTGCGTGGCGGACGAGGAGAAGGCCCGTGACGTACTCGGACTGAGCGAGGGCCTGCGCGGCGAGATCGCGAAGAACACCGAGCTGAGGACGGCGGGCGCGCGTCCCGCCGGGGAGATCTACACGGGTGTGCTGTACGACGCCCTGGACCTCGCCTCCCTCGACGCCGCCGCCAAGCGCCGCGCGGCCCGCTCGCTGCTTGTCTTCTCCGGGCTGTGGGGCGCCGTCGGCGTCACCGACCGCATCCCCTCCTACCGCTGCTCGATGGGCGTGAAGCTGCCCGGCCTCGGCGCCCTGGGCGCCTACTGGCGTACGCCGATGACCTCGGCGATGCCCGAGGCCGCGGGCGACGATCTGGTGCTCGACCTGCGTTCGTCGGCGTACACGGCCGCGTGGAAGCCGAAGGGCGAGGTCGCGGACCGGACGGCGACGGTGCGGGTGCTGCACGCGCAGATGGTCGACGGAGTCGAGAAGCGCTCCGTCGTCTCGCACTTCAACAAGGCGACCAAGGGGCGGATCGTGCGCTCCCTGCTGGAGACCGGCGCTCAGCCGAAGGGTCCGGCCGAGCTCGTCGAGGTGCTGCGCGATCTCGGACATGTGGTGGAGGCGCAGGCACCCGCGAAGGCGGGCAAGGCCTGGGCGCTCGACGTCGTGGTGCGCGAGATCCACTGA